From the genome of Cytobacillus firmus, one region includes:
- the rimI gene encoding ribosomal protein S18-alanine N-acetyltransferase — MNKSLTFRLMNEEDIDDVLEIEHKSFATPWSREAFFNELTHNQFALYVVLEEENKVIGYCGAWIVADEAHITNVALLPEYRGRKLGEALMRQLMELASEMGAITMTLEVRVSNFTAQSLYRKLGFQNGAIRKNYYTDNQEDALVMWVNL; from the coding sequence ATGAATAAATCCTTAACTTTCCGTTTGATGAATGAAGAGGATATTGATGATGTTTTGGAGATCGAACACAAATCTTTTGCAACCCCCTGGAGCAGGGAGGCCTTTTTTAACGAATTAACACATAACCAGTTTGCTTTGTATGTTGTTTTAGAAGAAGAAAATAAAGTAATAGGATACTGTGGAGCATGGATAGTCGCAGATGAGGCTCATATCACAAATGTTGCGCTGCTCCCTGAATACCGCGGGAGAAAACTTGGAGAAGCTTTGATGCGGCAGCTAATGGAACTTGCGTCTGAAATGGGAGCCATCACAATGACTCTGGAAGTAAGAGTATCCAACTTCACAGCTCAGTCCTTATACCGAAAGCTTGGTTTTCAAAACGGAGCCATCAGGAAGAACTACTACACTGATAATCAAGAAGATGCTTTAGTAATGTGGGTGAATTTATAA
- the tsaE gene encoding tRNA (adenosine(37)-N6)-threonylcarbamoyltransferase complex ATPase subunit type 1 TsaE, translated as MSQFEFISKKPEDTMGFSEKLGSLLQPGDVLALEGDLGAGKTTFTKGLAKGLNITRNVNSPTFTIIKEYHGRLPLYHMDVYRVEDSFEDLGFDEYFDGNGVTVVEWAHLVKEQLPEELLTIYLFLDDHDSRRLVLEPQGRRYEELCKEIML; from the coding sequence ATGAGTCAGTTTGAGTTTATCTCAAAGAAGCCAGAGGATACGATGGGGTTTTCGGAAAAGCTTGGCAGCCTGCTTCAGCCGGGGGATGTCCTTGCTCTGGAAGGAGATTTGGGTGCAGGGAAAACGACATTCACCAAGGGACTGGCCAAAGGGCTTAATATAACCCGGAATGTAAATAGCCCTACTTTTACGATTATTAAAGAATACCACGGAAGATTACCCCTTTATCATATGGATGTATATAGAGTTGAAGATTCCTTTGAGGATTTGGGGTTTGATGAATATTTTGATGGCAATGGGGTCACAGTTGTAGAATGGGCCCATCTTGTTAAAGAACAGCTGCCCGAAGAGTTATTGACGATTTATTTATTTCTTGATGATCATGACTCAAGAAGGCTTGTGCTGGAACCCCAGGGCAGAAGATATGAGGAATTGTGTAAGGAGATAATGCTATGA
- the cmpA gene encoding cortex morphogenetic protein CmpA yields the protein MPVWFQNQIQRAFYEKDRYQIKLLNQCWFFYRKKHCS from the coding sequence ATGCCTGTATGGTTTCAAAATCAAATCCAGCGTGCTTTTTATGAAAAAGACCGCTATCAGATCAAACTGCTGAATCAGTGCTGGTTTTTCTATAGAAAGAAGCATTGCTCATAA
- a CDS encoding SprT family protein, with translation MNDQELQKLVEKISLESFGKPFCHQAYFNSRLKSTGGRYMLNSHHVEINKKYYEQLGPEELVGIIKHELCHYHLHLEGKGYKHRDQDFRLLMKKVGAPRFCSALPDRPKTKKSVKILVYVCKECGQIYQRKRKVDTKKYVCGKCKGKLVFKKELTLD, from the coding sequence ATGAATGACCAGGAGCTTCAGAAACTTGTTGAAAAGATATCATTAGAAAGCTTCGGCAAGCCCTTTTGCCACCAGGCATATTTTAATTCACGCCTAAAATCGACTGGCGGAAGATATATGCTGAATTCACATCATGTTGAAATTAACAAAAAGTATTATGAGCAGCTTGGACCTGAAGAATTAGTGGGAATTATTAAGCACGAGCTCTGTCATTATCATTTGCACTTAGAGGGAAAAGGATATAAACATCGTGATCAGGATTTCAGACTTTTAATGAAGAAAGTGGGAGCACCCCGATTTTGTTCAGCTTTGCCTGATCGCCCTAAAACAAAAAAATCCGTTAAGATTCTTGTTTATGTGTGCAAAGAATGCGGCCAAATTTATCAGAGAAAAAGAAAAGTTGATACGAAGAAATATGTCTGCGGTAAATGCAAAGGAAAATTAGTGTTCAAAAAAGAATTGACATTAGATTAA
- the tsaD gene encoding tRNA (adenosine(37)-N6)-threonylcarbamoyltransferase complex transferase subunit TsaD — MKKDQWIMGIETSCDETAVAIIKNGREIAANIVASQIESHKRFGGVVPEIASRHHVEQITIVLEEALYKAGITYSDLSAIAVTEGPGLVGALLIGVNAAKAVAFAHGIPLVGVHHIAGHIYANRLVEEMEFPLLSLVVSGGHTELVYMKEHGHFEVIGETRDDAAGEAYDKVARTLNLPYPGGPHIDKLAHGGNPTIQLPRAWLEEGSYDFSFSGLKSAVINTVHNAEQRGEKIVPEDLAASFQDSVIDVLVTKTERAVEEYQVKQLLLAGGVAANKGLRASLEKKFGNRADIKLIIPPLSLCTDNAAMIAAAGSVLFEKGQFAGLDLNANPGLDITIHNDK; from the coding sequence ATGAAAAAAGATCAATGGATCATGGGGATTGAAACCAGCTGTGACGAAACGGCTGTAGCCATCATTAAGAATGGGCGCGAAATTGCAGCCAATATCGTTGCATCCCAAATTGAAAGCCATAAACGTTTTGGCGGAGTAGTTCCCGAAATAGCTTCCCGTCATCATGTTGAACAGATAACAATCGTACTGGAAGAAGCATTATATAAGGCAGGCATCACATATTCTGATCTTTCAGCAATTGCTGTGACCGAAGGACCTGGCCTTGTAGGTGCGCTTCTGATTGGGGTTAATGCCGCAAAAGCAGTAGCGTTTGCTCACGGCATCCCGCTGGTAGGCGTGCATCATATTGCTGGCCATATTTATGCAAACAGACTGGTGGAGGAAATGGAATTCCCGTTACTTTCCCTGGTAGTCTCTGGCGGACATACCGAACTGGTCTATATGAAGGAACATGGACATTTCGAAGTAATTGGCGAGACAAGGGATGACGCTGCAGGAGAGGCATATGATAAAGTTGCCCGGACCTTAAATCTGCCATATCCGGGAGGTCCTCACATTGACAAACTCGCACATGGAGGAAACCCAACTATTCAGCTCCCAAGAGCCTGGCTGGAAGAAGGTTCATACGATTTTAGCTTCAGCGGCTTAAAATCAGCAGTTATCAACACTGTCCACAACGCTGAACAGCGTGGCGAAAAGATAGTACCGGAGGATTTGGCGGCAAGCTTCCAGGATAGTGTTATTGACGTTCTGGTAACGAAAACAGAAAGAGCAGTTGAAGAGTATCAGGTGAAGCAGCTGCTGCTCGCAGGCGGGGTTGCGGCGAATAAAGGACTTCGGGCTTCTTTGGAAAAGAAGTTTGGAAATAGAGCCGATATAAAGCTCATTATTCCACCCTTATCTTTATGCACAGATAATGCAGCAATGATAGCAGCTGCAGGAAGTGTTCTGTTTGAAAAAGGACAATTCGCCGGCCTAGATTTAAATGCTAATCCCGGTTTGGATATTACTATCCACAATGATAAATAA
- the tsaB gene encoding tRNA (adenosine(37)-N6)-threonylcarbamoyltransferase complex dimerization subunit type 1 TsaB — protein MKVLAIDTSNYPLGVALLDGDQVIGEYITNVKKNHSVRVMPAIDILMKDCGIKPAELDKIVVAKGPGSYTGVRIGVTIAKTLAWTLNKPLVGVSSLEVYAASAGRYFNGVISPLFDARRGQIYTGLYQYREGQLVSLIKDQLLLSKDWAAMISEQQENVLFIGNDLPLHQDVFAEFLKERAVFASPAEHNPRPAELALLGRDREAEDVHSFVPNYIRIAEAEANWIKANKEKKL, from the coding sequence ATGAAGGTTTTAGCCATTGATACATCCAATTACCCTCTGGGAGTAGCTCTTCTGGATGGTGATCAGGTTATAGGTGAGTATATTACAAATGTAAAAAAGAATCATTCTGTCCGGGTTATGCCGGCTATTGATATTTTAATGAAAGATTGCGGTATTAAGCCAGCTGAATTAGATAAAATTGTTGTTGCGAAAGGGCCTGGGTCGTATACAGGAGTGCGTATCGGGGTAACGATTGCAAAAACATTGGCATGGACTTTAAATAAACCGCTGGTTGGGGTATCAAGCCTTGAAGTATATGCGGCCTCGGCGGGCAGATACTTTAATGGCGTCATATCACCTTTGTTTGATGCCAGGAGGGGGCAAATATATACCGGCCTGTATCAATATAGGGAAGGACAGTTAGTTTCGCTGATCAAAGACCAGCTCTTGCTTTCAAAAGATTGGGCAGCCATGATTTCAGAACAGCAGGAAAACGTTCTTTTCATCGGGAATGATTTGCCCTTACATCAAGATGTATTTGCAGAATTCCTTAAAGAGCGGGCAGTGTTCGCTTCACCTGCAGAGCATAATCCCAGGCCGGCCGAACTTGCTTTATTAGGAAGGGACCGCGAAGCTGAGGATGTCCATTCTTTTGTACCTAATTACATTAGGATTGCGGAAGCTGAAGCTAATTGGATAAAAGCAAACAAGGAAAAAAAGTTATAG